From the genome of Chania multitudinisentens RB-25, one region includes:
- a CDS encoding CS1 type fimbrial major subunit has translation MKKILLSVVAAAILSTGMAHAAEGVKKEITIVANINDAIFVSKPDGSTWYDKEELFAKDYTQTEFTSNDLPVRVYTTDNEVNVSLVQPLTVNRADGAQLSDVAISFAGKPVVQGTALKVIQTSVAPGGYDNTYTLKINAKAPTNIAAGTTTNGAYQGELVMLFEPKP, from the coding sequence ATGAAAAAGATTCTTCTGTCTGTTGTCGCTGCTGCTATTTTGTCTACCGGTATGGCGCACGCCGCTGAAGGCGTGAAAAAAGAAATCACTATCGTTGCCAATATCAATGATGCCATTTTTGTTTCCAAGCCAGACGGTAGCACCTGGTACGACAAAGAAGAATTGTTCGCCAAGGACTACACTCAAACTGAATTCACTTCCAACGATCTGCCAGTGCGTGTTTACACCACGGATAACGAAGTGAACGTGTCTTTGGTTCAACCACTGACCGTGAATCGTGCTGACGGTGCGCAACTGTCTGACGTTGCTATCAGCTTCGCGGGCAAGCCAGTGGTGCAAGGGACTGCATTGAAAGTCATCCAGACTTCAGTTGCACCAGGTGGCTACGACAACACCTATACCCTGAAAATCAATGCCAAAGCACCAACCAACATTGCTGCTGGCACAACCACGAACGGCGCATACCAGGGTGAGCTGGTTATGTTGTTCGAACCAAAGCCATAA